From the genome of Monomorium pharaonis isolate MP-MQ-018 chromosome 2, ASM1337386v2, whole genome shotgun sequence, one region includes:
- the LOC105831883 gene encoding THO complex subunit 2 isoform X8: MASKVWHSELWKSWDKHGKNDFLKLIKHKLKEGNTPEWKRGIYELISNGIHGNVKKDNVVQTLGELTNFDVPSIPSAIVDIFTLIDVEAHNEERNNFYYIVKETEKFLTDRILKERLEIDTLQDVGTLKNKNFQTKFIKVKTKLYYKQRKFNLFREESEGYSKLIVELNQECPDSEVASTLEIVKSLIGYFNLDPNRVLDILLETFENRPQDDALFIPLIRSYMSDQQVLCEVLGFKYCSTVNATPFSLQKVTALMLQHGVIKLDDILPWLVPDDKIIISDHEQVMKHAKEYVRKLSVISTKDKEDIVEEKENAQDKYASNQKFGLCEALLEIGAWEVAQNLFNRLPDYCFTDQRPIALALCKMIQALVEPVYRKHCIVSPKLPGRKVPPLKSSLAPPSLHDLQDIHDYLLPMLIVLGPNLHQDPILMYKVMRLCHAAIKQSPLDASKQPLNKNCTLYYDVLTILDVALLPSLSFMDCNCCVAEELWNILKYYPYQNRYCLYARWKNDTPLQHAALLRKRADAQKKIKSIMKRVSKETIKPVGRSLGKLTHSSPGVLFDYVLIQIQLYDNLIGPVVDSLKYLTNISYDVLGYCLVEALAGADRDRFKHDGTSISLWLQSLASFCGAIFKKYNIELTGLLQYVANQLKAQKSLDLLILKEIVQKMAGIEAAEEMTSDQLDAMAGGDLLKNEAGYFSQVRNTKKSSQRLKEALAEQDLAVALCLLMAQQKHCVVYRETDKSHLKLVGKLYDQCQDTLVQFGTFLGSTMTVDEYVERLPSIHSMLQDNHIHADVAFFLARPMFAHAINIKYDALRKADPNYKKMSTATKQLKYAEAAQTVMAPVAQSVRPLHPLKVWEDISPQFLVTFWSLSMYDLYVPVESYQREVNKMKQLATQTADSKDMNVSKGKKEQEKYTTLIEKLQDEKKKQEEHVEKVFAYLRQEKDTWFLSRSAKSAKNETITQFLQLCLFPRCTFTTVDAMYCAKFVHTIHSLKTANFSTLLCYDRLFCDITYSVTSCTENEANRYGRFLCAMLETVMRWHSEKAIFDKECSNYPGFVTKFRVSNQFSEANDMVGFENYRHVCHKWHYKITKAIVVCLDSKDYVQIRNSLIILIKILPHFPVLAKLSQILERKVEKVREEERGQRQDLHVLATSYSGQLKAKTPNMIRESDFHHVGDKAKTQDATNSETSEKVNNGVAVKENNNGDARPEKENKEQREKRSSSNQMHHENSEKFRKKEESKDILEAKEKYIKKEEVKDDEGLEKKDRKYYKEEQHYYSSSVDNLDRDLSSVSNSSASSGPLQEGPERVLDVKRRKVESVPKEGRRAEAVLDKKERSSKGKTRDEQKELRREKKQGRKRDRAEESIPTTEQKRRKDDERAKGTHQNGDIPEHREKHHYSKEKSPYAKDRPHEREGRESRDKHRRSSDPKRR, from the exons ATGGCCAGCAAAGTATGGCATTCAGAATTGTGGAAGTCATGGGATAAGCATGGGAAAAACGATTT CCTCAAGCTAATCAAGCACAAGCTTAAGGAAGGCAACACACCAG aatggAAACGTGGAATATAcgaattaatatcaaatggaatCCATGGAAACGTAAAAAAGGACAATGTAGTTCAGACATTAGGTGAACTCACG aatTTTGATGTACCGTCTATACCATCTGCAATAGTAGacatatttactttaattgaTGTAGAAGCGCATAATgaggaaaggaacaacttctACTATATTGTGAAAGAAACTGAAAag TTTCTGACCGATAGAATATTGAAAGAACGTTTAGAAATTGATACCTTACAAGATGTAGGGacattgaaaaacaaaaattttcaaaccaagtttataaaagtaaagacAAAGTTATA TTATAAACaaaggaaatttaatttatttcgtgAAGAGAGCGAGGGTTACTCCAAGCTCATTGTAGAATTAAATCAAGAGTGTCCAGATAGTGAGGTGGCCTCGACATTGGAAATTGTTAAATCTCTTATCG GTTATTTCAATCTTGACCCTAATAGAGTACTCGACATCTTATTAGAAACCTTTGAAAACCGACCGCAAGACGATGCTTTATTTATTCCCTTAATACGTTCATATATGAGCGATCAGCAGGTACTTTGCGAAGTGTTAGGATTCAAATATTGCTCTACGGTCAACGCCACGCCATTCTCTCTGCAAAAGGTCACCGCACTCATGCTGCAGCATGGTGTGATTAAACTCGACGATATATTGCCCTGGCTAGTGCCAgacgataaaattataatatcagaTCATGAGCAGGTGATGAAGCATGCCAAGGAATACGTGCGGAAATTGAGCGTAATCTCGACAAAGGACAAGGAGGATATTGTAGAAGAAAAGGAGAATGCACAA GACAAGTATGCAAGCAATCAAAAATTTGGATTGTGTGAAGCGCTTCTGGAAATTGGAGCTTGGGAAGTAGCGCAGAATTTATTCAATCGTTTGCCAGATTATTGTTTTACGGATCAACGTCCCATAGCTCTGGCGTTGTGCAAAATGATTCAAGCTCTTGTCGAACCCGTATATCGAAA ACATTGTATTGTTTCTCCAAAATTACCGGGTCGTAAAGTACCTCCGTTGAAGAGTTCCCTCGCGCCGCCATCGTTGCATGATCTGCAAGACATTCATGATTACTTATTGCCGATGTTGATCGTGCTCGGGCCGAATCTGCATCAGGATCCCATTCTGATGTATAAGGTGATGAGACTGTGTCATGCCGCTATTAAGCAATCTCCACTTGACGCGAGCAAGCAGCCGCTAAATAAGAATTGTACCCTTTACTATGATGTGCTGACGATACTCGACGTCGCGCTTCTGCCCTCTCTGTCTTTTATGGACTGCAACTGTTGCGTCGCCGAGGAGCTGTGGAACATCCTCAAGTACTATCCCTATCAGAATCGTTATTGTCTGTATGCACGCTGGAAGAACGACACACCGTTGCAGCACGCTGCGCTGCTGCGTAAACGTGCCGATGCTCAAAAGAAGATCAAGTCAATCATGAAGCGTGTGAGCAAGGAAACGATCAAGCCGGTTGGCCGATCATTAGGCAAGCTTACGCATTCCTCGCCAGGTGTACTATTTGATTATGTTCTCATACAGATCCAATTATATGACAATTTAATAG GACCTGTAGTGGACTCCTTAAAGTATTTGACAAATATCTCATACGATGTGTTGGGATATTGTCTGGTAGAGGCGTTAGCGGGTGCTGACAGGGATAGATTTAAACACGATGGCACCAGTATATCCTTGTGGTTGCAATCTCTTGCTTCATTTTGCGGAGCAATATTTAAGAAGTATAACATCGAATTAACAGGGTTGTTACAGTATGTAGCGAATCAACTTAAAGCTCAAAAGAG CTTagatctattaatattaaaagaaatagtacAAAAAATGGCTGGTATCGAAGCAGCCGAAGAAATGACGTCTGATCAATTGGACGCTATGGCAGGTGGagatctattaaaaaatgag GCCGGTTACTTCAGTCAAGTCCgcaatacaaaaaaatcttCGCAACGTTTAAAAGAAGCTCTTGCCGAACAAGATCTTGCGGTCGCACTGTGCTTGTTGATGGCACAACAGAAACATTGTGTCGTTTATAGGGAGACAGATAAATCTCACTTAAAACTCGttg GCAAGTTATATGATCAATGCCAGGACACACTGGTACAATTCGGAACTTTCCTGGGCTCAACTATGACGGTAGATGAGTATGTGGAGCGACTACCCTCGATTCATTCTATGCTCCAGGACAATCACATTCATGCGGATGTCGCGTTTTTCCTGGCACGGCCAATGTTCGCACATGCCATAAAT ataaaatatgatGCTCTTCGTAAAGCTGATccaaattacaagaaaatgtCCACGGCTACGAAGCAATTAAAGTACGCGGAAGCCGCGCAAACTGTTATGGCACCTGTTGCTCAATCTGTCAGGCCGTTGCATCCTCTAAAGGTTTGGGAGGACATTTCGCCGCAATTCTTAGTCACATTTTGGTCTCTATCAATGTATGATTTATACGTGCCAGTGGAAAGTTATCAAAGAGAAGTTAACAAGATGAAGCAATTGGCAACACAAACCGCCGATTCCAAAGATATG aatgtaAGTAAAGGAAAGAaggaacaagaaaaatataccaCTCTTATTGAGAAACTGCAGGACGAAAAGAAGAAACAAGAGGAACATGTTGAAAAAGTTTTTGCGTACCTGAG ACAAGAAAAGGACACATGGTTCTTGTCACGAAGCGCTAAATCTGCGAAGAATGAGACGATAACGCAATTTCTACAGTTGTGCCTATTTCCACGGTGTACATTTACAACTGTAGACGCCATGTACTGTGCGAAATTTGTACATACCATCCACTCTCTGAAGactgcaaatttttcaactctGCTTTGCTACGATCGT CTTTTCTGTGATATCACATATTCAGTCACTTCGTGCACAGAAAACGAAGCAAATCGATATGGCAGATTTTTATGCGCTATGCTGGAAACTGTGATGAGATGGCATTCTGAAAAAGCCATATTTGATAAG gAATGCAGTAATTATCCTGGTTTTGTGACCAAGTTCCGCGTGAGCAATCAATTTTCTGAAGCAAATGATATGGTTGGCTTTGAAAATTACAGACATGTGTGTCACAAGTGGCATTATAAGATCACAAAG GCAATTGTAGTATGTCTAGATTCTAAGGACTATGTGCAAATAAGgaattctttgataatattgATCAAGATATTACCACACTTTCCCGTCTTGGCGAAACTCTCTCAGATCCTCGAACGAAAGGTGGAAAAAGTAAGAGAGGAAGAGCGTGGTCAGCGCCAAGATTTGCATGTCCTAGCAACATCGTACAGCGGACAATTAAAAGCTAAAACTCCTAATATGATACGTGAATCAGATTTTCACCATGTGGGCGATAAG GCTAAAACTCAAGACGCAACAAATAGTGAAACGAGCGAAAAAGTTAACAATGGAGTAGCggtgaaagaaaataataatggaGATGCTCGGCcagaaaaggaaaataaagaacaaaGAGAAAAACGAAGTTCCTCCAATCAAATGCATCA TGAAAATTCTGAGAAGttcagaaagaaagaagagagtaAGGACATTTTGGAggctaaagaaaaatatattaaaaaagaagaagtgAAAGACGATGAGGGATTAGAAAAGAAGGatcgcaaatattataaa gaaGAACAGCACTATTACAGTAGTAGTGTAGACAATTTAGATCGAGATCTTTCCAGTGTATCAAATAGTAGTGCTAGTTCAGGTCCTTTACAAGAGGGTCCTGAAAGAG ttTTAGatgtaaaaagaagaaaagtagAGAGTGTCCCAAAG GAAGGAAGACGCGCGGAAGCTGTTCTTGACAAGAAAGAACGTTCCAGTAAAGGGAAAACACGTGACGAACAGAAAGAGCTGcgaagagaaaagaaacagGGGCGAAAAAGG GATCGAGCAGAGGAATCCATACCAACTACTGAACAGAAACGAAGAAAGGATGACGAAAGAG ccAAAGGCACTCATCAGAACGGTGACATTCCTGAACATAGAGAAAAGCATCATTACAGTAAg GAAAAATCTCCATATGCAAAGGATCGTCCTCATGAACGTGAAGGACGCGAAAGCCGTGATAAACA TAGAAGGAGTTCAGATCCAAAACGAAGATGA
- the LOC105831883 gene encoding THO complex subunit 2 isoform X6 encodes MASKVWHSELWKSWDKHGKNDFLKLIKHKLKEGNTPEWKRGIYELISNGIHGNVKKDNVVQTLGELTNFDVPSIPSAIVDIFTLIDVEAHNEERNNFYYIVKETEKFLTDRILKERLEIDTLQDVGTLKNKNFQTKFIKVKTKLYYKQRKFNLFREESEGYSKLIVELNQECPDSEVASTLEIVKSLIGYFNLDPNRVLDILLETFENRPQDDALFIPLIRSYMSDQQVLCEVLGFKYCSTVNATPFSLQKVTALMLQHGVIKLDDILPWLVPDDKIIISDHEQVMKHAKEYVRKLSVISTKDKEDIVEEKENAQDKYASNQKFGLCEALLEIGAWEVAQNLFNRLPDYCFTDQRPIALALCKMIQALVEPVYRKHCIVSPKLPGRKVPPLKSSLAPPSLHDLQDIHDYLLPMLIVLGPNLHQDPILMYKVMRLCHAAIKQSPLDASKQPLNKNCTLYYDVLTILDVALLPSLSFMDCNCCVAEELWNILKYYPYQNRYCLYARWKNDTPLQHAALLRKRADAQKKIKSIMKRVSKETIKPVGRSLGKLTHSSPGVLFDYVLIQIQLYDNLIGPVVDSLKYLTNISYDVLGYCLVEALAGADRDRFKHDGTSISLWLQSLASFCGAIFKKYNIELTGLLQYVANQLKAQKSLDLLILKEIVQKMAGIEAAEEMTSDQLDAMAGGDLLKNEAGYFSQVRNTKKSSQRLKEALAEQDLAVALCLLMAQQKHCVVYRETDKSHLKLVGKLYDQCQDTLVQFGTFLGSTMTVDEYVERLPSIHSMLQDNHIHADVAFFLARPMFAHAINIKYDALRKADPNYKKMSTATKQLKYAEAAQTVMAPVAQSVRPLHPLKVWEDISPQFLVTFWSLSMYDLYVPVESYQREVNKMKQLATQTADSKDMNVSKGKKEQEKYTTLIEKLQDEKKKQEEHVEKVFAYLRQEKDTWFLSRSAKSAKNETITQFLQLCLFPRCTFTTVDAMYCAKFVHTIHSLKTANFSTLLCYDRLFCDITYSVTSCTENEANRYGRFLCAMLETVMRWHSEKAIFDKECSNYPGFVTKFRVSNQFSEANDMVGFENYRHVCHKWHYKITKAIVVCLDSKDYVQIRNSLIILIKILPHFPVLAKLSQILERKVEKVREEERGQRQDLHVLATSYSGQLKAKTPNMIRESDFHHVGDKAKTQDATNSETSEKVNNGVAVKENNNGDARPEKENKEQREKRSSSNQMHHENSEKFRKKEESKDILEAKEKYIKKEEVKDDEGLEKKDRKYYKEEQHYYSSSVDNLDRDLSSVSNSSASSGPLQEGPERVLDVKRRKVESVPKQEGRRAEAVLDKKERSSKGKTRDEQKELRREKKQGRKRDRAEESIPTTEQKRRKDDERAKGTHQNGDIPEHREKHHYSKEKSPYAKDRPHEREGRESRDKHRRSSDPKRR; translated from the exons ATGGCCAGCAAAGTATGGCATTCAGAATTGTGGAAGTCATGGGATAAGCATGGGAAAAACGATTT CCTCAAGCTAATCAAGCACAAGCTTAAGGAAGGCAACACACCAG aatggAAACGTGGAATATAcgaattaatatcaaatggaatCCATGGAAACGTAAAAAAGGACAATGTAGTTCAGACATTAGGTGAACTCACG aatTTTGATGTACCGTCTATACCATCTGCAATAGTAGacatatttactttaattgaTGTAGAAGCGCATAATgaggaaaggaacaacttctACTATATTGTGAAAGAAACTGAAAag TTTCTGACCGATAGAATATTGAAAGAACGTTTAGAAATTGATACCTTACAAGATGTAGGGacattgaaaaacaaaaattttcaaaccaagtttataaaagtaaagacAAAGTTATA TTATAAACaaaggaaatttaatttatttcgtgAAGAGAGCGAGGGTTACTCCAAGCTCATTGTAGAATTAAATCAAGAGTGTCCAGATAGTGAGGTGGCCTCGACATTGGAAATTGTTAAATCTCTTATCG GTTATTTCAATCTTGACCCTAATAGAGTACTCGACATCTTATTAGAAACCTTTGAAAACCGACCGCAAGACGATGCTTTATTTATTCCCTTAATACGTTCATATATGAGCGATCAGCAGGTACTTTGCGAAGTGTTAGGATTCAAATATTGCTCTACGGTCAACGCCACGCCATTCTCTCTGCAAAAGGTCACCGCACTCATGCTGCAGCATGGTGTGATTAAACTCGACGATATATTGCCCTGGCTAGTGCCAgacgataaaattataatatcagaTCATGAGCAGGTGATGAAGCATGCCAAGGAATACGTGCGGAAATTGAGCGTAATCTCGACAAAGGACAAGGAGGATATTGTAGAAGAAAAGGAGAATGCACAA GACAAGTATGCAAGCAATCAAAAATTTGGATTGTGTGAAGCGCTTCTGGAAATTGGAGCTTGGGAAGTAGCGCAGAATTTATTCAATCGTTTGCCAGATTATTGTTTTACGGATCAACGTCCCATAGCTCTGGCGTTGTGCAAAATGATTCAAGCTCTTGTCGAACCCGTATATCGAAA ACATTGTATTGTTTCTCCAAAATTACCGGGTCGTAAAGTACCTCCGTTGAAGAGTTCCCTCGCGCCGCCATCGTTGCATGATCTGCAAGACATTCATGATTACTTATTGCCGATGTTGATCGTGCTCGGGCCGAATCTGCATCAGGATCCCATTCTGATGTATAAGGTGATGAGACTGTGTCATGCCGCTATTAAGCAATCTCCACTTGACGCGAGCAAGCAGCCGCTAAATAAGAATTGTACCCTTTACTATGATGTGCTGACGATACTCGACGTCGCGCTTCTGCCCTCTCTGTCTTTTATGGACTGCAACTGTTGCGTCGCCGAGGAGCTGTGGAACATCCTCAAGTACTATCCCTATCAGAATCGTTATTGTCTGTATGCACGCTGGAAGAACGACACACCGTTGCAGCACGCTGCGCTGCTGCGTAAACGTGCCGATGCTCAAAAGAAGATCAAGTCAATCATGAAGCGTGTGAGCAAGGAAACGATCAAGCCGGTTGGCCGATCATTAGGCAAGCTTACGCATTCCTCGCCAGGTGTACTATTTGATTATGTTCTCATACAGATCCAATTATATGACAATTTAATAG GACCTGTAGTGGACTCCTTAAAGTATTTGACAAATATCTCATACGATGTGTTGGGATATTGTCTGGTAGAGGCGTTAGCGGGTGCTGACAGGGATAGATTTAAACACGATGGCACCAGTATATCCTTGTGGTTGCAATCTCTTGCTTCATTTTGCGGAGCAATATTTAAGAAGTATAACATCGAATTAACAGGGTTGTTACAGTATGTAGCGAATCAACTTAAAGCTCAAAAGAG CTTagatctattaatattaaaagaaatagtacAAAAAATGGCTGGTATCGAAGCAGCCGAAGAAATGACGTCTGATCAATTGGACGCTATGGCAGGTGGagatctattaaaaaatgag GCCGGTTACTTCAGTCAAGTCCgcaatacaaaaaaatcttCGCAACGTTTAAAAGAAGCTCTTGCCGAACAAGATCTTGCGGTCGCACTGTGCTTGTTGATGGCACAACAGAAACATTGTGTCGTTTATAGGGAGACAGATAAATCTCACTTAAAACTCGttg GCAAGTTATATGATCAATGCCAGGACACACTGGTACAATTCGGAACTTTCCTGGGCTCAACTATGACGGTAGATGAGTATGTGGAGCGACTACCCTCGATTCATTCTATGCTCCAGGACAATCACATTCATGCGGATGTCGCGTTTTTCCTGGCACGGCCAATGTTCGCACATGCCATAAAT ataaaatatgatGCTCTTCGTAAAGCTGATccaaattacaagaaaatgtCCACGGCTACGAAGCAATTAAAGTACGCGGAAGCCGCGCAAACTGTTATGGCACCTGTTGCTCAATCTGTCAGGCCGTTGCATCCTCTAAAGGTTTGGGAGGACATTTCGCCGCAATTCTTAGTCACATTTTGGTCTCTATCAATGTATGATTTATACGTGCCAGTGGAAAGTTATCAAAGAGAAGTTAACAAGATGAAGCAATTGGCAACACAAACCGCCGATTCCAAAGATATG aatgtaAGTAAAGGAAAGAaggaacaagaaaaatataccaCTCTTATTGAGAAACTGCAGGACGAAAAGAAGAAACAAGAGGAACATGTTGAAAAAGTTTTTGCGTACCTGAG ACAAGAAAAGGACACATGGTTCTTGTCACGAAGCGCTAAATCTGCGAAGAATGAGACGATAACGCAATTTCTACAGTTGTGCCTATTTCCACGGTGTACATTTACAACTGTAGACGCCATGTACTGTGCGAAATTTGTACATACCATCCACTCTCTGAAGactgcaaatttttcaactctGCTTTGCTACGATCGT CTTTTCTGTGATATCACATATTCAGTCACTTCGTGCACAGAAAACGAAGCAAATCGATATGGCAGATTTTTATGCGCTATGCTGGAAACTGTGATGAGATGGCATTCTGAAAAAGCCATATTTGATAAG gAATGCAGTAATTATCCTGGTTTTGTGACCAAGTTCCGCGTGAGCAATCAATTTTCTGAAGCAAATGATATGGTTGGCTTTGAAAATTACAGACATGTGTGTCACAAGTGGCATTATAAGATCACAAAG GCAATTGTAGTATGTCTAGATTCTAAGGACTATGTGCAAATAAGgaattctttgataatattgATCAAGATATTACCACACTTTCCCGTCTTGGCGAAACTCTCTCAGATCCTCGAACGAAAGGTGGAAAAAGTAAGAGAGGAAGAGCGTGGTCAGCGCCAAGATTTGCATGTCCTAGCAACATCGTACAGCGGACAATTAAAAGCTAAAACTCCTAATATGATACGTGAATCAGATTTTCACCATGTGGGCGATAAG GCTAAAACTCAAGACGCAACAAATAGTGAAACGAGCGAAAAAGTTAACAATGGAGTAGCggtgaaagaaaataataatggaGATGCTCGGCcagaaaaggaaaataaagaacaaaGAGAAAAACGAAGTTCCTCCAATCAAATGCATCA TGAAAATTCTGAGAAGttcagaaagaaagaagagagtaAGGACATTTTGGAggctaaagaaaaatatattaaaaaagaagaagtgAAAGACGATGAGGGATTAGAAAAGAAGGatcgcaaatattataaa gaaGAACAGCACTATTACAGTAGTAGTGTAGACAATTTAGATCGAGATCTTTCCAGTGTATCAAATAGTAGTGCTAGTTCAGGTCCTTTACAAGAGGGTCCTGAAAGAG ttTTAGatgtaaaaagaagaaaagtagAGAGTGTCCCAAAG CAGGAAGGAAGACGCGCGGAAGCTGTTCTTGACAAGAAAGAACGTTCCAGTAAAGGGAAAACACGTGACGAACAGAAAGAGCTGcgaagagaaaagaaacagGGGCGAAAAAGG GATCGAGCAGAGGAATCCATACCAACTACTGAACAGAAACGAAGAAAGGATGACGAAAGAG ccAAAGGCACTCATCAGAACGGTGACATTCCTGAACATAGAGAAAAGCATCATTACAGTAAg GAAAAATCTCCATATGCAAAGGATCGTCCTCATGAACGTGAAGGACGCGAAAGCCGTGATAAACA TAGAAGGAGTTCAGATCCAAAACGAAGATGA